The nucleotide window TTCGCACATGATCAAGTTCCTCCTGTAAAATACAATGATGTCAGTAGAGGAGCTGTCACAAGGCCATCATGTCTCCAAAGGTACAGATGATAGGTCTGCAGGGCttcatgggaggctgaggtcaccATGGATTGAGTTTTGGAAGAAATTTTGAATGGAAAAGATGACTTTAGTCATCTAAAAGACTtgaagcttaaaaaataaaaaagatggatttgactgggtgcagtggttcacacctgtaatcccatcactttgggaggctgaggtggacagatcacccaagcccaggagttcaagaccagcctgggcaaaatcgtgaaaccctgtctctaccaaaaatacaaaaattaaccagatgcggtggtgcatgcctgtgatctcagctacacggaaggatgaggtgggaggacagctggGGCCCAGGAGATCCAGGTGACAGTGAagcgtgattgtgccactgcactcccgcctgggtggcagagcaagagcctgtggtgggtcatgcctgtaatcccagcacgttgggaggagAAGGCAGCCCAATTGCCTGAGCAGGTGGCAGAGTTCCAGGGAACTTTCAATGCATTTGTGTATCCCTGTGCCTGTTCCTCACACTACTCCCAGTGGCCCTAGTACTAGTCCTGTTCCTAAGCTCTGTTTCTTTGAGGTTGAAGTCTATGGGGTCCCCTGAGAGCTGAGGTCTGAAGTCAACTCCCCCTCCTCACCCCGTGTCTGTGTTAAGTACCTGTGTGGACATTGGGAGGAAGTTCTGCCAGCATGAGCTCCTTCCCTGAGCCTGTTTCTCCCTCCGAGAGGAGGCTGTGGTCTGTGTGAGCCACACTCTCTGAGCCTGAGGGGCCACTGGAGGCCGAGGGTGCGGTGAGCTCCACAGCCTGGCAGGGAGTTGGccggggctgaggaaggaggtcGGGGCTGGGGCTCCTTCTAACCCCCTGACCCAGTGGGAGCAAACACAGGAGGATGAGTGCATGATTCTGACGCTAGGATCTCCTCCGCAGGCCTCCCTGCTGAGTTTGTTTCCCTGCAGGGGACCCACCCACAGGTGAGTGAGGGTCTTGTCCTGttgcctcctctctcttccctgcaGCTCCTGCTCCTGTTGCTGGTTCACGTCCCCATTTCTCTTGTTCATCAGCACTTGCTCTTCCTCCTACTGTCTGCCTCCATCAGGGTGTAATTGTCTGGGTTTTTGGAGGGGCATCCCCCTTCTGGTGTGGTGTCTCTCCTCACTCTTTCTTCTCATCCTCTTCCTTTGACCCacgtctctctctctgtccttggTGTTTTACTCCCCTTGTCCtgtccccctccctctgtctgggTTGGAGACTGGACTCTGGGTCCCTGGGGTGGAGAGTGGTCCACAATAGGAAGACAAGGACAGATGTGTGGGGAGAGCGAAGGTGAAGGGGTAGGAAGGAAGGGGCTGACGAGGGATGGGGTCCTCCCGTCCCGGGGAGAATATGGCAGAGACGTGGTGGCTTATTCTGTGTTGTGGTTTCTAGGAAGAAACGTGAAGTTATTAACTAAACACCCAATGGAAAGGTCTGAAGTTAGAGAGCACCAAGATGAGACAGTGAGATGCAGGAATAAATTCTGTTGTAtttcataatacatttttttttctgagacagcgtcttgcCGTCTGTGTCCTGAGAGGTGCAAGTGGCTGGTGCCTCTGGACATGGTGGTAGGGCGGGGAGTCCGTTCTTCTCCTGGGGGATCTGGTGTATTTTGCTGGTTGGTGGAGCCTGTGGCTGATATGGCTGAGAGGGTGCTTGGTCGCTGTGGGAACAGATTTGCTCCTGTAGAAATCCCCTCCACATCACACAATGTCAGCTCTGTcactcagctggagtgcagtggtgtgaccgtagctcactgcaacctccgcccccgagttcaagcaattcttctgcctcagtcttccaagtagctggaactacaggtgcacaccaccatgcccagctaatgtatcattttatttttattttggagacagtcttcctctgtcacccaggctggagtgcagtggtgtgaacacagatCACTGCCAGCTTGAACTttcaggctcaaaccatcctttcacctcagccacctgagtagctgggcctacagatgTGTGCACGAGggctaattttctcttttttacagatgaggtcttgtttatgctgcccaggctggtctcaaattcctaccTCGAGctatctttctgcctcagcctttcaaagtttTGGGGTTACACGTGTGAGCCAGGGTACCTggccaaaacaatttttattcattcaacaaatattgactaGCGCATAACagatgtggcaggcactgttctgggaGCCAGGGATCCCCCCACGAGCACCCGTGGCACCGGGGAACATGGGTTCTAGTTGGGAAAGCAGAGAACAGACACCCGCATGAGCAACCTGGGGCCCGCCATGCCCATTGACCTGCTGTGGGAACCAAGGCggggaagggaggcagaggaagaaggtTTCAACTCTGAACGGGTGCTGAGGGAAGGCCTTGCTGagaaggtgaggaggaggaggtgagggagcAAGGCAGGGCCGGTCTGGGAAGAGCCTTCTGCATGGAGGTGAGAGAAAGTGTCCAGGCCCCGGGGCTGGCCTTGTCCTGCAGCGTGGGAGCAGCTCCAGGAGGCTGGGGAGACGGGCAGGGAGGGAATCccgggagaggggaaggaaaggcgTGGGTGGTGGTGGAGGGCTGCTGAGGAGTCTTGCATTTCCTTCGGAAGTACTTTGGCTTTATTCTTGCAGAGATGGGTCCACCCCAGGGCTATGTGACAGATAGACCGGGACAGGCTGGGGCGTGCCAGGGTAGACTGGAAGGCAAATGCAGTCGGGATCATTGCCACCCTCCAGGGACGCTCTAGAGGTGGTGGGGCCAGGCGGGAGCTGGCAGGGGTGCGTGCGGGCCGGGGGGGAGGGGTGCGTGCAGGCCGGCGGGGAGGTGGCAGGGGTGTGTGCTGTTGGGGGGGGAGCTGGCAGGGGTGCGTGCTGGCCGGCGTGGGTATGTTTTGCAAGAGGAGCCAGCAGGGGTTTCCGATGTCTGGGACGTGTGTGTGGAGGGAAGGACGGGAGTCCTGGATGACGCGAGTGTTGTGACCTGTGAACCTGGACATTCTGCCACTCCCTGAGCTGAGAGGGGAGAACAGGCGCGTCTCCGGGGGAGAAGCCACTTCGGGTGGAACAAGCCCATGAGGCAGCCGAGGGGAGATGCTGAGTGCACAGCGGGTGTGAGGCTGAGAGCAGGGGAACCacgcaggagggagggagaaatggcaTCAGTCAGCCACGCAGTGCTGTAGTTTAAGAGATTTggggagggggagtggggagtgcaCGTCCTGGGAGGTGCCTGTGGCTGGTGCCTCTGGACGCGGTGGGAGGGCTGGGCATCCCTTCTTCTGCTGGGGGATCTGGGGGGACCTGGTTTGTTTCGCTGCTTGGTGGAACCTGTGGCTGATATGGCTGAGATGGTGCTTGGTCGCTGTGGGGACAGATCTGCTCCTGTAGAAATCCCCTCCACATCACTCCAGGGGTCATCCGAGGCAAGGACCCCTGGGCACGCCCTCCTGGGCACAAACCAGGACAAGCTCCCTTACCTAGGGACACAGATCAAGCAGCCAGCTGCAGGGTCCTGGGCCTGGGCGGGTCCATCCCAGTTTAGGAAATTCCCCGGGGTCTTGGCACAGAGAGCGTGGCGTCCCGTGGAGCAGCCGCATTTAGCCTTGCAGTGAGGTAAGGTGGACATGGATACACCAGCGTGCAGAGGCCTCACAGATAAACGGCCGCCCGTGTGTGGAGCAGGTCCTCGTCTTTGTAAGCAGCTGCAGATGTTTCCTCCATTTTCACTCACCGTCCCTGGTAGAAACGATTCAAATAGCAAACTCCTGTGACACTCAGACCATGGCCAGTGAAGTGGGAGCCTTTCTGCAGAAAATGGAGATTGAAGCCACAGGTCACTCCATCACGTCTTACTTTATTCAGTCACCACGTATGGGTTGAGGTCCTGCTATGAGCCAGGCACCATTCTGGGGGCTGCCAAGGTCACGGCGATCGGAAACGGTGCCTTCACTCTGGTGGATCTCACAGACGGGCACAGTCCAAATACGGGAGCGTGTGCGTGTCAGATGGCACCGGTGCCCTGGAGAAACGGCAGCAGGAAGGGGCTTGGGAGAGCGAGACGTTCAGCTTTTTCATCCGGCTTCCACAGAACAGCTCTCTACGAAGACCAGCATCTGAGGAAAgacaggaagcagggagggagggagacctgGGAAAGGGCATTCCACGGAGGAAAACGAGCAAAGCACGGAGGGCGTGGGCACCCAGGCCAGGAGACCCGCGGGAGCTCTGTGAGCAAGGGAGGGGCCACAGGGCACCTCAGAGGGACGTGCGGGGGGTGcgtgttttcatgtgtctgtgtgtctcggTGTGTAACTGTGtctatgtgtgcctgtgtatatGTCTGTATTTGTGTATAACTGTGTGTGTGGGTCTCTGTGGTTCTGTATATGGATGTATGTGTGCCtatatgtttctgtgtgtgtctgtgtgtatatttcCATATCTGTATGTCTCTgggtgtgcatctgtgtgtgtgtctttgtttcTCTATGTGGCTATGTGTGTGCTTCCATGTATCTATGTGTTTCTGCGTGTGTAttttcatgtgtatgtatgtgtgtctgtgtgtctatgtgtgtctgtgtgtatatttccctgtgcctgtgtgtctgtatgtgtctgtgtgtgtgtatttgtgtctgtctgtatctctgtgtctgtgtgtgtctgtgtttgtgtctgtatgtctgtgtgtctctgtgtctatgtgtgtgtgagtgtgtatgtgtgatgtagGACTTTACTTTCTACTGTAAGAACTGGGCTTTATTTGGAGTAATTTGGGATGTCATCGACATACTTTCGCTAGGAAAGTTGCACAAATGCCTTTCAGTTTAGCAGACTCTGCAAATGCTGTGACAATAGACTCAAGGGTTGAAGGATAGAAGCTGGGAGACCAGGGAAGAGGTTACAATAACCCATCGGAGAGAGGAGGGTGGCTGGGACTGGGGTAGttttggtgggggtgggaagagCGAATTAGATTCTGAGAAACACTGAGGGTACGGCCAAGGGGCTTTCTGATGGTTTGGACCTAGGGaattaaagaaatagagaaatttaaaatagtccCAGGATTTTTGACCTGAACAAAATAAAGACTAAAGAACATCTCATGTTGCCatgatctttcctttttttttcgagatggagttccactctttttgcccaggctggagtgcagtggcgcgatctcagctcaccggaacctctgcctcccgggttcaagtgattctcctgctcagcctcccgagtagctgggactacaggcatgtgtcaccaccccggctaattttgtatttttagtagagaaggggtttctccaggttggtcaggctggtcttgaactcccaacctcaggtgatccacccacctcagcctcccaaagtgctgggattacaggtgtgagccactgcgcctggcttgaTCTTTCCTTTTTGTAACACATGTAAATGATCTCTTGGGCATGAAATAGTCCAAGGCCTGTTAGAGACAGTGGACCAAACCCAAGTGGCCCCAGCTATGTGGAAAGCCTGGGCTTTGCTGGCTGAAGGAGAATCATCCAACAGTCCTGGGGCACATGGAATGATCCCATTTCTACCCTCTGGGTTTGGACGTGCACGAATAACCATGTGCAGTCCAATTCCAGAGCTGGCAGAGGTCCTGTCACCTGTGTCACAGGAAGACGAGAGTGTCCTCCTGCGTGTCTCGGAGCATATGCTGTTGAACGGAAGAATTTGGAGCACGATAGAGACATGTCCCTCAGTCTCATAATTTCTCTGTGTTCTCAGGTGACTGTGAACGACTAAGCCATGGGAAGATGGGTGAACCAATCATACACAGATGGCTTCATCCTCGTGGGCATCTTCACCCACAGCCAGACTGACCTTGTCCTCTTCTCTGCAGTGATGGTGGTCTTCACAGTGGCCCTCTGTGGGAACgtcctcctcatcttcctcatctACATGGACCCTCAACTTCACACccccatgtacttcttcctcAGCCAGCTCTCCCTCATGGACCTCATGTTGGTCTGTAACATTGTGCCAAAGATGGCAGCCAACTTCCTGTCTGGCAGGAAGTCCATCTCCTTTGTGGGCTGTGGCATACAAATTGGCCTCTTTGTCTGTCTTGTGGGCTCTGAGGGGCTCTTGCTGGGACTCATGGCTTATGACCGCTATGTGGCCATTAGCCACCCACTTCACTATCCTATCCTCATGAATCAGAAGGTCTGTCTCCAGATTACTGGGAGCTCCTGGGCCTTTGGGATAATCGATGGAGTGATTCAGATGGTG belongs to Theropithecus gelada isolate Dixy chromosome 6, Tgel_1.0, whole genome shotgun sequence and includes:
- the LOC112626815 gene encoding olfactory receptor 2V1-like; this translates as MGRWVNQSYTDGFILVGIFTHSQTDLVLFSAVMVVFTVALCGNVLLIFLIYMDPQLHTPMYFFLSQLSLMDLMLVCNIVPKMAANFLSGRKSISFVGCGIQIGLFVCLVGSEGLLLGLMAYDRYVAISHPLHYPILMNQKVCLQITGSSWAFGIIDGVIQMVAAMSLPYCGSRNVDHFFCEVKALLKLACVDTSLFDTLLFACCVFMLLLPFSIIVASYSCILGTMLRMHSAQTWKKALATCSSHLTAVTVFYGAAMFMYLRPRRYRPPSHDKVASIFYTVLTPMLNPLIYSLRNQEVMGALRKVLNHCRIGSQH